The following proteins come from a genomic window of Acidimicrobiales bacterium:
- a CDS encoding type II secretion system F family protein yields MRLFVLSGLVLWAGMTLLLAQLRWFSRPALVQRLRPYSPGGMAGPERSGVLSVESFREIAGPVSRRVGERLARLFGVSEELSVRLERVHAPLDVTAFRIRQLGWSVAAVSIAVLIGVALQPSPGVVLLLLLGAPVLAFLVLEQQLARASDRWRERIFLELPVVSEQLAMLLSAGFSLGSALNRLATRGDGACARDLRRVTTRIRHGLSEIQALREWASVARVESLDRLVPVLALNREASDLGRLISDEARGIRRDVQRQLVETMERRGQQVWIPVTVATLIPGVIFLSIPFIEALRLFSGS; encoded by the coding sequence GTGAGGCTCTTCGTGCTGTCCGGCCTGGTCCTGTGGGCCGGGATGACGCTGCTGCTGGCGCAGCTCCGGTGGTTCTCACGACCGGCGCTCGTCCAACGGCTGCGCCCGTACAGCCCAGGCGGCATGGCCGGTCCCGAGCGCAGCGGCGTGTTGTCGGTGGAATCGTTTCGCGAGATCGCCGGGCCGGTCTCGCGCCGGGTCGGCGAGCGGCTGGCCCGCCTGTTCGGCGTCAGCGAGGAGCTGTCCGTGCGCCTCGAGCGGGTGCACGCACCGCTCGACGTCACCGCCTTCCGCATCCGACAGCTGGGATGGAGCGTGGCCGCCGTGAGCATCGCCGTGCTGATCGGCGTGGCGCTGCAACCCTCCCCAGGGGTCGTTCTCCTGCTTCTGCTCGGCGCGCCCGTCCTCGCCTTCCTCGTGCTCGAACAGCAGCTGGCCAGGGCGTCTGATCGTTGGCGCGAGCGGATCTTCCTCGAGCTCCCGGTGGTGAGCGAGCAGCTGGCGATGCTCCTGTCGGCCGGCTTCTCGCTGGGGTCGGCCCTGAACCGGTTGGCCACCCGGGGCGACGGCGCATGTGCCCGTGATCTGCGGCGGGTCACCACGAGGATCCGCCACGGCCTGAGCGAAATCCAGGCGCTGCGGGAGTGGGCCTCGGTGGCGCGCGTCGAATCCCTCGACCGCCTCGTGCCCGTTCTCGCGCTCAATCGCGAGGCGAGCGACCTCGGGCGGCTGATCTCCGACGAGGCCCGGGGCATCCGGCGCGACGTCCAGCGCCAGCTGGTCGAGACGATGGAACGGCGGGGGCAGCAGGTGTGGATCCCGGTTACGGTTGCGACACTCATTCCCGGGGTGATCTTCCTTTCCATCCCTTTCATCGAGGCTCTGCGCCTCTTCTCCGGTTCCTGA